In Prochlorococcus marinus str. MIT 1214, one DNA window encodes the following:
- a CDS encoding nucleoside triphosphate pyrophosphohydrolase family protein codes for MELNDYQRESRKTALYPEVGSNAIYPTLGLVGEAGEVADKVKKILRDKKGVFDKDSKDAIKFELGDVLWYISQLSSELGYELEEVANANLQKLNSRKFRGKIQGSGDNR; via the coding sequence ATGGAATTAAATGATTATCAAAGAGAATCTCGTAAGACAGCTCTTTATCCTGAAGTAGGTAGCAATGCTATTTATCCAACTTTAGGTCTTGTTGGTGAAGCTGGTGAGGTCGCTGACAAAGTAAAGAAAATTCTAAGAGATAAAAAGGGTGTGTTTGATAAAGATAGTAAGGATGCAATTAAATTTGAACTAGGTGATGTTCTTTGGTACATATCACAACTTTCTAGCGAACTTGGATATGAATTGGAAGAGGTCGCAAATGCAAACTTACAAAAACTTAACAGCCGAAAATTTCGTGGAAAAATCCAAGGCAGTGGCGACAATCGTTGA
- a CDS encoding YggT family protein: protein MGYEIIPTILLVLVKTLGIYSTILIIRVLLTWFPNLDMSNPILVNLCAITDPYLNFFRGIIPPLGGLDLSPILAFVVINVVQSILRNATLLAMGGFQMY from the coding sequence ATGGGTTACGAAATTATTCCAACAATTCTGCTTGTACTAGTAAAAACTCTTGGAATTTATTCAACAATATTGATAATTAGGGTTTTGTTGACCTGGTTTCCAAATCTTGATATGAGTAATCCCATACTTGTAAATTTATGCGCTATCACTGACCCTTATTTAAATTTTTTCAGAGGAATTATACCTCCATTAGGAGGTTTAGATTTATCACCCATTTTAGCTTTTGTAGTTATCAATGTTGTTCAATCAATTCTTAGAAATGCAACGTTACTAGCAATGGGAGGATTTCAAATGTATTAA
- the scpB gene encoding SMC-Scp complex subunit ScpB — MNESIEISLPAKIEAILYLKGRPTSSKEMAELLDKDIAEVEKALWELKAGYAQRDTSLEINESKNYYSLELRQGLGQLVQNLLPADLSIATLRTLATVALKKKILQSELVDLRGSGAYDHIKELVEKNFVERRRQKDGRSFWLTLSEKFHQTFSVLPDPDQAEDKKAA; from the coding sequence ATGAATGAAAGCATAGAAATATCATTACCAGCAAAGATAGAGGCGATTCTTTACCTCAAAGGGAGGCCAACATCATCAAAAGAAATGGCTGAATTATTGGATAAAGATATTGCAGAAGTAGAAAAAGCACTCTGGGAACTTAAGGCTGGATATGCTCAGCGTGACACTTCTTTAGAAATAAACGAAAGTAAAAATTATTACAGTTTGGAATTAAGGCAAGGTTTGGGTCAGTTGGTTCAAAATCTACTTCCAGCTGATTTATCCATAGCAACACTAAGGACCCTAGCTACTGTTGCACTTAAGAAAAAGATACTTCAATCAGAATTGGTTGATCTCAGAGGATCTGGTGCATACGATCACATTAAAGAACTTGTGGAGAAAAACTTCGTGGAAAGAAGGCGACAAAAGGATGGACGTTCTTTCTGGTTAACTCTCTCAGAAAAATTTCATCAAACATTTTCTGTCTTACCTGACCCAGATCAAGCAGAAGACAAAAAAGCGGCGTAA
- the ilvA gene encoding threonine ammonia-lyase, biosynthetic, translated as MEDYLQKILRARVYDVAEETPLERAKNLSKKFKNNIWFKREDLQPVFSFKLRGAFNRMSQLTKEELSKGVIASSAGNHAQGVALSASFLKCRAVIVMPMTTPIMKVRAVESHKAEVILFGETYDECYEKALEMSKKENLTFIHPFDDPEVIAGQGTIGLEILRQSHKPPNAIYIAVGGGGLIAGVSAYVKSIWPDTKIIGVEPEDACAMTLSLKENKPIELENVGLFADGVAVRKVGENTFTICQKHVDEMVTVNTDEICAAIKDVFEDTRSILEPAGALSIAGLKKHIVKNQLKDKNLVAIACGANMNFERLRFVAERAELGEDKEAMIAVGIPERAGSLKLLCETLGSRSLTEFSYRMSEGTTAQIFMGVEVSNIDDRKLLIDEIKERGFDCHDLSNDELSKAHLRHMVGGRLPRTLNQVSKEDYRELLYRFEFPERPGALMRFVNSMRPEWTISIFHYRNHGADTGRIVIGVLVNNSDIPAWNEFVRKIGYKNWKETDNPAYKLFLGADFY; from the coding sequence ATGGAGGACTATTTACAGAAAATACTAAGAGCTCGTGTTTATGACGTTGCTGAAGAAACCCCACTAGAAAGGGCAAAAAATTTAAGCAAAAAATTCAAAAACAACATCTGGTTTAAGAGAGAAGACCTTCAACCTGTCTTTTCATTCAAATTAAGAGGTGCCTTTAACCGCATGTCTCAGCTGACCAAGGAAGAGCTTTCTAAAGGAGTAATTGCATCAAGCGCTGGTAACCACGCACAGGGAGTTGCCTTGAGTGCATCATTTCTTAAATGCAGAGCAGTCATTGTGATGCCTATGACAACTCCCATAATGAAAGTAAGAGCTGTTGAGTCACACAAAGCTGAAGTTATTCTTTTTGGGGAAACTTACGATGAGTGTTACGAAAAAGCACTGGAAATGTCTAAAAAAGAAAATCTAACTTTCATCCATCCATTTGATGATCCCGAAGTTATTGCAGGACAGGGAACAATAGGTCTAGAGATACTTAGACAAAGTCATAAGCCACCTAATGCCATATACATTGCAGTAGGAGGGGGTGGACTAATAGCTGGAGTAAGTGCATACGTAAAGTCAATATGGCCAGATACAAAGATTATTGGAGTTGAGCCTGAAGATGCCTGCGCAATGACGCTTTCACTAAAAGAAAATAAACCTATAGAGCTTGAAAATGTTGGACTTTTTGCTGACGGTGTTGCGGTAAGAAAGGTTGGAGAAAATACTTTCACCATTTGTCAAAAACATGTTGATGAAATGGTTACTGTAAATACTGACGAAATCTGTGCGGCTATCAAAGATGTTTTCGAAGATACACGTTCAATTCTTGAACCAGCAGGAGCATTATCTATTGCTGGTTTGAAAAAACATATTGTTAAAAATCAGTTAAAAGATAAAAACCTTGTTGCGATTGCTTGTGGTGCAAATATGAATTTTGAAAGACTAAGATTTGTTGCAGAAAGAGCCGAATTAGGTGAAGACAAGGAAGCAATGATTGCTGTAGGAATTCCAGAAAGAGCTGGAAGTTTAAAGCTTTTATGTGAAACACTTGGATCACGAAGCTTAACCGAATTTAGTTACAGAATGTCAGAAGGTACAACAGCTCAAATATTTATGGGAGTAGAAGTATCAAATATCGATGATCGAAAATTATTAATTGATGAAATCAAGGAAAGAGGATTTGATTGTCATGATTTGAGTAACGATGAATTATCAAAGGCTCATCTCAGACATATGGTTGGGGGCAGGCTACCAAGAACACTAAATCAAGTATCCAAAGAAGATTACAGAGAATTACTATACCGATTTGAATTTCCAGAAAGGCCTGGAGCGTTAATGAGATTTGTTAACTCAATGAGACCAGAGTGGACAATAAGCATCTTCCATTATCGAAACCATGGTGCTGATACCGGAAGAATAGTAATAGGTGTGCTGGTAAACAATTCCGATATTCCAGCTTGGAATGAATTTGTTCGAAAAATAGGTTATAAGAATTGGAAAGAGACCGATAATCCAGCTTATAAATTATTTTTAGGTGCAGACTTTTATTAG
- the dxs gene encoding 1-deoxy-D-xylulose-5-phosphate synthase, translating to MRLSQLSHPNELHGLAISELEDVACQIRERHLQVVSTSGGHLGPGLGVVELTIALYQTLDLDVDKVIWDVGHQAYPHKLITGRYDRFDSLRQQKGVAGYLKRTESKFDHFGAGHASTSISAALGMAIARDRKGENYKCVAVIGDGALTGGMALEAINHAGHLPKTPLLVVLNDNDMSISPPVGALSTYLNRMRHSPPVQFISDSVQESVKNLPFMGDAIQEEFKSLTGSVRRLAVPSVGAVFEELGFTYMGPVDGHDIAELTRTFNAAHKVGGPVMVHVATTKGKGYPYAEADQVGYHAQSSFDLTTGKSIPSKTPKPPSFSKVFGQTLVKLCEQDSKIVGITAAMAEGTALNLLQKAIPDQYVDVGIAEQHAVTLAGGMACEGIKPVVAIYSTFLQRAYDQLIHDIGIQNLPVTFVLDRAGIVGADGPTHQGQYDISYLRCVPNFTVMAPKDESELQQMLVTCINHNGPSALRIPRGSGEGAALMEEGWESLEIGKAEILEEGDNLLIIGYGSMVCPAIKTAALLKESGVNSTVINARFIRPLDEETIHKAAKRIGKVVTMEEGTLLGGFGSAVVESFNDNDIFVPTLRIGIPDKLVDHATPQQSKVSLGLTPEMMAEQIKNKFNFN from the coding sequence ATGCGTCTGAGCCAGTTAAGTCATCCGAATGAGCTTCATGGCTTAGCCATTAGTGAATTGGAAGATGTTGCTTGCCAAATTAGAGAAAGGCATCTTCAAGTAGTTTCTACTAGTGGTGGCCACTTAGGTCCAGGTCTTGGTGTTGTTGAGTTAACAATTGCTCTTTATCAGACTTTAGATTTAGATGTCGATAAAGTTATTTGGGATGTTGGACATCAAGCCTATCCTCACAAATTAATAACTGGAAGATATGACCGATTCGATTCACTTAGACAGCAAAAAGGAGTAGCTGGTTACCTAAAAAGAACCGAAAGTAAATTTGATCATTTTGGAGCAGGGCACGCGAGCACATCAATTTCCGCCGCTCTTGGAATGGCGATTGCTAGAGATCGAAAAGGAGAAAATTATAAATGTGTAGCTGTTATTGGCGATGGTGCATTAACTGGTGGAATGGCTTTAGAGGCCATAAATCACGCTGGCCATTTACCAAAAACTCCCCTTTTGGTTGTTTTAAATGATAATGACATGTCGATTTCCCCTCCTGTGGGAGCATTGTCGACATATTTAAATCGTATGCGTCATAGCCCACCTGTTCAATTCATATCTGACAGTGTTCAAGAAAGTGTCAAAAATCTTCCTTTTATGGGCGATGCTATACAAGAGGAATTTAAATCTCTTACAGGAAGCGTTAGACGTTTGGCAGTTCCAAGTGTGGGTGCTGTTTTTGAGGAATTGGGTTTTACTTATATGGGTCCTGTAGATGGTCATGATATCGCCGAATTGACCAGGACATTTAATGCTGCGCATAAAGTTGGTGGGCCTGTAATGGTCCATGTCGCTACTACAAAGGGAAAAGGTTATCCATATGCGGAGGCTGATCAGGTTGGTTACCATGCACAGTCTTCTTTTGATTTGACTACGGGAAAATCTATTCCTTCTAAAACACCTAAACCTCCAAGTTTTAGTAAGGTTTTTGGTCAAACTTTAGTAAAGCTTTGCGAGCAAGACAGCAAGATTGTTGGAATTACTGCAGCGATGGCAGAAGGTACTGCTTTAAATCTTTTACAGAAAGCTATTCCAGATCAATATGTAGATGTTGGTATAGCAGAACAACATGCTGTAACACTTGCGGGTGGAATGGCTTGCGAAGGCATCAAACCAGTTGTAGCTATTTACAGTACTTTTTTACAGCGAGCATACGATCAGTTAATTCATGACATTGGTATACAGAATTTACCTGTAACTTTTGTATTAGATAGAGCTGGAATTGTTGGCGCAGATGGACCAACCCATCAGGGACAATATGACATTAGTTATTTAAGATGTGTTCCTAATTTTACTGTTATGGCTCCAAAAGATGAGTCTGAATTGCAGCAAATGTTAGTTACGTGTATTAATCATAATGGTCCGTCAGCTCTAAGAATACCAAGAGGATCTGGTGAAGGAGCAGCGTTGATGGAAGAAGGATGGGAGTCTCTTGAAATTGGTAAGGCCGAGATACTTGAAGAGGGTGATAATTTATTAATAATTGGTTATGGCTCTATGGTTTGCCCAGCAATTAAAACAGCTGCATTACTTAAAGAGTCTGGAGTGAATAGCACTGTTATAAATGCTCGCTTTATCAGACCATTAGATGAGGAAACGATTCATAAGGCTGCCAAAAGAATTGGTAAAGTAGTTACAATGGAAGAAGGAACATTGTTGGGGGGCTTTGGATCAGCGGTAGTTGAATCTTTTAATGATAATGATATTTTTGTTCCTACATTAAGAATTGGAATACCGGATAAATTAGTAGATCATGCAACTCCACAGCAAAGTAAAGTATCACTTGGTTTAACACCAGAAATGATGGCTGAACAAATAAAAAATAAATTTAATTTTAATTAA
- the psaK gene encoding photosystem I reaction center subunit PsaK: MFTTLLAAADPVTFQWSPKCAVVMIICNLLAYAIARSNIEKPNEGFPIPNSQFFGGLSHGSVVAANCLGHVLGIGSILGLAARGVL; this comes from the coding sequence ATGTTCACAACATTACTAGCTGCTGCTGATCCAGTGACATTTCAGTGGTCTCCAAAATGTGCCGTTGTGATGATCATTTGCAATTTACTTGCTTATGCCATTGCAAGATCAAATATTGAAAAGCCAAACGAAGGGTTCCCAATTCCTAATTCACAATTTTTTGGTGGTCTAAGTCATGGTTCTGTTGTGGCTGCAAACTGCCTAGGTCATGTATTAGGAATAGGATCGATATTGGGTCTTGCTGCGAGAGGCGTTTTATAA
- a CDS encoding DUF3593 domain-containing protein: MNISILSLESIARIDPSPFFVLSLIPYLVFLRYAGKTKAIPKISFIGFKLTLLFVFMTIVFAIIAQIYFGDELTNVDVLHGLAESFLTISDAFVVYGFVLMLQSFKNKTEVKNS, from the coding sequence ATGAATATTTCCATACTTAGTTTAGAGTCAATTGCACGAATTGATCCTAGTCCATTTTTCGTCCTTTCACTAATTCCTTATCTAGTATTTCTACGTTACGCTGGCAAAACAAAAGCGATACCTAAAATATCATTTATTGGTTTTAAGTTAACTCTCTTATTTGTATTCATGACGATAGTTTTTGCAATAATCGCACAAATTTATTTTGGGGATGAGTTAACAAATGTAGATGTACTGCATGGTCTAGCAGAATCGTTTTTAACGATTAGCGATGCATTTGTTGTTTACGGTTTTGTTCTGATGCTGCAGTCATTCAAAAATAAAACGGAAGTAAAAAACTCTTAA
- a CDS encoding DUF2499 domain-containing protein: MHELSLGTWFIHIATLFEWGIAIIIIDYISSISNNKALGYFALAMLPNLASAMAAITWHIFDNSIELKGLVVLQAALTTVGNICLAFAAWNLFRTESSQPNQ; this comes from the coding sequence ATGCATGAACTTTCCTTAGGAACATGGTTTATCCACATTGCAACTCTATTTGAGTGGGGGATTGCAATAATAATAATTGACTATATTTCATCAATATCTAATAACAAGGCTTTGGGTTATTTTGCTTTAGCAATGTTGCCAAATCTAGCTAGTGCTATGGCTGCAATCACCTGGCATATATTTGATAACAGTATTGAATTAAAAGGATTAGTTGTACTACAGGCAGCTCTTACAACTGTAGGTAATATATGTCTTGCATTTGCTGCTTGGAACTTGTTTAGAACTGAGTCATCACAACCAAACCAATGA
- a CDS encoding peroxiredoxin: MKRRNFIKFFVLFSSILFFKPSRLFASINSVKLGQKAPNFLLNGFNRNNPNQKEWTLEDFSGKWLILYFYPKDFSSGCTLQAKGFQDNLSKFRRLDSSVVGISADNEEEHESFCTSAKLGYTLLSDTTGEISKSYDSWLDPYSKRNTFMINPKGIVVYKWIGVRPIGHAQEVLEELIKQKKIYA, from the coding sequence ATGAAAAGAAGAAATTTTATAAAATTTTTTGTTTTATTTTCTAGTATTTTATTTTTTAAACCTTCAAGATTATTTGCAAGTATAAATTCCGTTAAGCTTGGTCAGAAAGCACCTAATTTTTTATTAAATGGTTTCAACAGAAACAATCCGAATCAAAAAGAATGGACTCTGGAGGATTTTTCAGGTAAATGGTTAATTTTATATTTTTATCCTAAGGATTTCTCAAGTGGTTGTACATTACAAGCCAAAGGATTTCAAGATAATCTTTCTAAGTTTAGAAGACTTGATTCCTCAGTAGTTGGAATCTCTGCTGACAATGAAGAAGAACATGAATCATTTTGTACATCCGCAAAACTTGGATACACCCTACTTTCAGATACAACAGGGGAAATAAGTAAATCATATGATTCATGGTTGGATCCCTATTCCAAAAGAAATACATTTATGATCAATCCAAAGGGTATAGTTGTATATAAATGGATAGGAGTAAGACCCATAGGACACGCTCAAGAAGTTTTAGAAGAGCTTATTAAACAAAAGAAAATATATGCATGA
- the rpmB gene encoding 50S ribosomal protein L28: MSRVCQLTGTRANNGMSVSHSHIRTKKLQQANLQQRKLWWEEENKWINIRVTTRALKTIQKKGLGKYAKSLGVDLNKL, from the coding sequence ATGTCTAGGGTTTGCCAACTTACAGGCACAAGAGCTAACAACGGAATGTCAGTCAGCCATTCCCATATTAGAACCAAAAAATTGCAGCAAGCAAATTTGCAGCAGCGAAAATTATGGTGGGAAGAAGAAAACAAATGGATCAATATAAGAGTAACGACAAGAGCACTAAAAACTATTCAGAAGAAGGGATTGGGAAAGTATGCCAAATCATTAGGAGTAGATCTAAACAAACTTTAA
- the htpG gene encoding molecular chaperone HtpG: MPVKEEGTILIHTENIFPIIKKAVYSDHEIFIRELISNSVDAIKKRKMAAFAGDCVASEDEKIKISIDRENKTLTISDNGIGMTSDEIKKYINQVAFSSAEEFLEKYKQPDDGFIGHFGLGFYSSFMVAEEVEIITKSAKNDSQAIKWKCNGSPQYSLDESDKEEIGTDIILHLMDEEIEYIEPSRIKTLIKKYCDFMPIEISLEAEVINKMNPPWRESKQNLKDEDYIELYKYLYPFQGDPLLWVHLNTDYPYNLQGILYFPKISGRADWESGEIKLFCNQVFVSDSIKEIVPRYLLPLRGVIDSPDIPLNVSRSALQSDRRVKSIGNFIAKKLADKLKTLKKDETQFYADIWDSISPFIKIGAMEDEKFAEQVKEIILYSTTKNTSEDNEDTNEIIKSGSKTFTTLDAYKNRLTDENKKVLYSTDEVSQSTALNMWTSQGKEVLKLDTVIDTQFIPWLEEKNKEINFVRVDSELDESIKDDSPEIADKDGNTKSETLKKIISSALNNEKVTVQVQSLKGENSPPSLILLPEQMRRINDITALMEQKLPGLPEYHNLIVNSNHPLIQGLLKLNSNTIVIEGSNKSEEAQLANDIAIHVYEMAKLSIGGLENKDIAAFQTRNAEVLGKLIQKFV, translated from the coding sequence ATGCCTGTTAAAGAAGAAGGAACAATTCTTATTCACACAGAAAATATATTTCCAATAATAAAAAAAGCAGTCTACTCAGATCATGAAATATTCATTAGAGAACTAATAAGTAACTCGGTAGATGCGATCAAGAAAAGGAAAATGGCCGCCTTTGCAGGTGATTGTGTTGCTTCTGAAGATGAAAAAATAAAAATCTCAATTGACAGAGAAAATAAGACATTGACAATTAGTGACAATGGAATTGGAATGACTAGTGATGAAATTAAGAAATATATTAATCAAGTAGCATTCTCTAGTGCAGAAGAATTTCTTGAAAAATATAAACAGCCTGATGATGGATTTATAGGCCATTTTGGCCTCGGTTTTTATTCAAGTTTTATGGTTGCTGAAGAAGTTGAAATAATAACTAAATCAGCAAAGAATGATTCACAAGCTATTAAATGGAAATGCAATGGTTCACCTCAATATTCACTTGATGAGTCAGATAAAGAAGAAATAGGTACAGATATAATTTTACATTTAATGGATGAAGAAATTGAATACATTGAACCAAGCAGGATTAAAACATTAATAAAAAAATATTGTGATTTCATGCCTATTGAAATCTCTCTTGAAGCGGAAGTTATCAACAAAATGAATCCACCATGGAGAGAAAGCAAACAAAATCTAAAAGACGAAGATTATATTGAACTCTATAAATATCTCTATCCTTTTCAAGGCGATCCTCTATTGTGGGTTCACCTAAACACAGACTATCCATATAACCTGCAAGGTATTTTATATTTTCCAAAAATAAGTGGAAGAGCCGATTGGGAAAGTGGCGAAATCAAACTATTCTGCAATCAGGTATTTGTTAGTGACTCAATTAAAGAAATTGTTCCTAGATACTTATTACCTTTGAGAGGAGTAATAGATTCACCAGATATTCCCTTAAATGTAAGCAGAAGCGCATTACAATCAGACAGAAGAGTTAAATCTATCGGTAACTTTATTGCTAAGAAATTAGCCGATAAGCTTAAAACGTTAAAGAAAGACGAAACCCAATTTTATGCTGATATTTGGGACTCCATATCACCATTTATAAAAATAGGAGCTATGGAAGATGAAAAATTTGCAGAACAAGTAAAAGAGATAATTTTATATTCAACAACAAAAAACACATCAGAAGATAATGAAGACACTAATGAAATAATAAAATCTGGTTCAAAGACTTTTACAACCCTTGATGCTTATAAGAATAGGCTAACTGATGAGAACAAAAAGGTTTTATATTCAACTGATGAAGTCTCTCAATCAACAGCACTCAATATGTGGACTTCGCAGGGCAAAGAAGTTTTAAAACTTGATACTGTTATTGATACCCAATTTATTCCTTGGTTGGAGGAAAAAAATAAAGAAATTAATTTTGTTAGAGTTGACTCCGAACTTGATGAAAGTATTAAAGATGATTCACCTGAAATCGCAGATAAAGATGGAAATACCAAGTCAGAAACACTTAAAAAGATAATTAGTTCAGCACTAAATAATGAAAAAGTGACGGTACAAGTTCAAAGTCTTAAAGGTGAGAATTCCCCACCTTCATTAATATTATTACCAGAACAAATGAGGAGAATTAATGATATAACAGCATTAATGGAACAGAAACTTCCTGGTCTGCCTGAATATCATAATTTAATCGTCAATTCAAACCATCCACTTATTCAAGGATTACTAAAGTTAAATTCCAACACAATAGTTATTGAAGGATCTAATAAATCAGAGGAAGCCCAATTAGCTAATGACATAGCTATTCATGTTTATGAGATGGCAAAACTGTCAATTGGAGGTCTTGAGAATAAAGATATCGCAGCTTTTCAAACTAGAAATGCGGAGGTCTTAGGGAAATTAATTCAAAAATTCGTTTAA
- a CDS encoding ATP phosphoribosyltransferase regulatory subunit, giving the protein MTLQPASGARDLNPQQVRKNHLIASKLSSLYQLWGYERISPPHIERLDTLMAAGGISNNEILKIVSDEPLGLRPEITASIVRAASSRFNEDERPLRFWSTGTSFKCNQSIDGGIYIEESFQSGVELIGTKAINAEIELLSLLIESLKIIEIDKEYKMTLLIGNTYLLELILSSFDSTKIDEIKKILCNLDYIALSKLDVKDKQRMFIKKILNMRGTPEEVLTSLENIYGSNSYIENLKELFSIIEPLAKEKGIEVQLDPTLGTKYKLYSGLTFSLVSSSPSAPIIIAKGGRYDDLVKKFSSTDNNCFGIGFSISIDKVRELVTSSKEISSNSEKVLIAYKQSTGLYKALRQQKKWHNKGIISVISHEPLKNNDATNQLLKSNRCTKIEWID; this is encoded by the coding sequence ATGACATTGCAACCTGCCTCGGGTGCGCGCGATTTAAATCCTCAGCAAGTAAGAAAGAACCATCTCATTGCATCAAAACTTTCATCTTTATATCAACTATGGGGATATGAGCGAATATCACCGCCACATATTGAACGTCTAGACACACTTATGGCAGCTGGCGGGATATCGAACAATGAAATACTAAAAATTGTTTCTGATGAACCTCTTGGATTAAGACCTGAAATAACAGCTTCAATTGTACGTGCTGCTTCAAGTAGATTTAATGAAGATGAAAGACCACTTCGATTCTGGTCGACAGGTACATCATTTAAATGCAATCAAAGTATTGATGGTGGTATTTATATTGAGGAGTCATTCCAAAGCGGAGTAGAGTTGATAGGAACTAAAGCTATTAACGCAGAGATCGAACTTCTATCTCTGCTCATTGAATCATTAAAAATAATTGAAATTGACAAGGAATATAAAATGACATTGCTTATTGGTAATACATATCTATTGGAACTTATTTTAAGCTCATTTGATTCAACCAAAATAGATGAAATAAAAAAAATTCTCTGTAATCTTGATTACATAGCATTGAGTAAACTAGATGTAAAAGATAAACAAAGAATGTTTATAAAAAAGATCTTGAATATGAGAGGAACACCAGAAGAAGTATTAACCAGTCTAGAAAATATCTATGGATCGAATTCGTACATTGAAAACCTAAAAGAATTATTTTCAATTATTGAACCATTAGCCAAAGAGAAAGGCATAGAAGTGCAACTAGACCCTACATTAGGTACTAAATATAAATTATATAGTGGTTTAACCTTTTCACTTGTTTCATCATCCCCAAGTGCTCCTATTATTATTGCTAAAGGAGGTAGATATGATGATTTGGTAAAGAAATTTAGTTCTACCGATAATAATTGCTTCGGTATTGGATTTAGTATTAGTATTGATAAAGTAAGGGAATTAGTCACCTCAAGCAAAGAAATTTCCTCTAATAGTGAAAAGGTTTTAATTGCATATAAACAAAGTACAGGTTTATATAAAGCATTAAGACAACAAAAGAAATGGCACAACAAAGGAATTATTTCTGTAATTTCACATGAACCTCTAAAAAACAATGATGCAACAAATCAACTTTTAAAATCCAACAGATGCACTAAAATCGAATGGATAGATTGA
- a CDS encoding inositol monophosphatase family protein gives MRIPSCKTASLNAGLTKDDINKLLDIAKLAAERGGASLMKNYGRIKTIKCKGTAGDLVTNADIECEKLIIDYLEKETPNISILAEESGYKSKDGELKWCIDPLDGTTNYAHGYPFFATSIGLIWNSHPILGAISAPSLNEIYYASPEHGSFCNGEKIYVTDTNSLSNSLLVTGFAYDRREVLDNNYSEFCWLTHRTHGVRRGGAAAVDLAFVASGKVDGYWERGLAKWDMAAGVPLVEMAGGIVSNYPFGDFDLNSGRILACNPKIQNELIKELEKIRPLTPNSYGGK, from the coding sequence ATGAGAATACCCTCCTGTAAAACCGCATCGTTGAATGCAGGCTTAACTAAAGATGACATTAACAAATTATTAGATATTGCCAAACTGGCGGCAGAAAGAGGAGGGGCATCACTAATGAAAAATTATGGAAGGATTAAAACAATAAAATGTAAGGGAACTGCTGGAGATCTTGTTACTAATGCAGATATAGAATGCGAAAAGTTAATAATAGATTATTTAGAAAAAGAGACTCCTAATATTTCTATTCTTGCTGAAGAAAGTGGATATAAGTCAAAAGATGGAGAATTAAAATGGTGTATAGACCCTCTTGATGGAACAACCAACTATGCCCATGGATATCCATTTTTTGCAACTTCAATAGGTTTAATTTGGAATAGCCATCCAATTTTGGGAGCAATATCTGCACCTTCTTTAAATGAAATTTATTATGCCTCTCCAGAGCATGGATCATTTTGTAATGGCGAAAAGATATATGTCACGGACACGAATTCCTTATCTAATTCACTCTTAGTTACTGGTTTCGCATATGACAGACGAGAAGTATTAGATAATAATTATTCAGAATTTTGTTGGCTAACACATCGTACTCATGGCGTCAGAAGAGGAGGAGCAGCCGCTGTAGATTTAGCATTTGTAGCTTCAGGCAAAGTAGATGGTTATTGGGAACGCGGGCTTGCGAAATGGGATATGGCAGCAGGAGTACCACTAGTTGAAATGGCAGGTGGAATAGTATCGAACTATCCTTTCGGAGATTTTGATCTGAATAGCGGCAGAATTCTTGCCTGCAATCCAAAGATACAAAATGAGCTCATAAAAGAACTTGAAAAAATTAGACCATTAACTCCTAACTCTTATGGTGGAAAATAG